In Schizosaccharomyces osmophilus chromosome 1, complete sequence, the genomic window TCGACCTCCAAGGTACTCATCAAAACCATCGTACTGAGAATGCTCGAAATTTTGGAACTTCCAGATTAGACGATGTTGCTCCAAACGCAGACGGTATTCGCCGGCTACGCACTTCTGCCTCCTCCTCTGGGTTATCTGCTGCCCTTCGTCATGCCAAGAATGAACCCCAAGTATCTTCTACTCTCTCTTTACCTGCCATGGCACAAAAGGCCCATTGGGAACGTGAAACACCCGAAATTTGTGTGCCACTAAACCCTGACACCGGTTCTGTACCAATCATTCATCCTGAACAAACTGATCGTGGCCTTCCTTACGCACCTGACGAAAAGTTCGTTAACTCCGGCTCTCGCAAGTTGCCTAGAAACATATCATTGGATGAGTTGTCTCGCTCACCGCCTAAGCACGTTGACGAGAATGGTAACCATAGCGATTGTGCTCCTCCTGAGCCTTGGGAAAATGAATACAACGAAGTGTTGGATGATGTAGAACGTGCTGCCGAGGGTACTGCCTCTCTTCCCTACACCTCCAAGCCTTTAGCTGAGGACCGTCAGCGGTCTCATTGCAACCTCACTGAATCTGATAACATCTGTGGTTTGACCGCTGGTAAAAGCGAACCGATGCCCGATATCGATCCATCTACTACAATTGACGAAAACAGCTCTCTTGAGCCTCAACAGGGATTCTTTACCAAAGATGGTGAAGGTACTGCTGGCATGCCTTTTGACGTCGTTAGTAACTTACCCAttccaaatgaaaatgctCACCATACTTCTTGGGACAAGAGAAAACCATCCAATGTGGAGCCTAAGAAGGCAACATTTCAACTCCAATCTCCTTCTACTACTACACCCAATACTCCCACTGTTTCCCGGAACCCGAGCATTCCTGATCAAATTGCCCACTTAGATTctcaaaaggaaacaaagaaggaaacgCTTGATAAGGAAGAACCTAAGAGAGAAGTTGAAAGAGAAGATATAAAGGAAGTTCCTAATGAGGAACTTAAGAAAGAAGAGCCCAAGAGAGAAGTTGAAAGAGAAGATTTAAAGGAAGTGCCTAATGAGGAACTTAAGAAAGAAGAGCCCAAGAGAGAAGTTGAAAGAGAAGATTTTAAGGAAGTGCCTAATGAAGAACTTAAGAAAGAAGAGCCTAAGAAAAAACTAATAAGAGAAGGGcacaagaaggaaaatggTGAACAGTTCAATATTGTTAAGTCTCTCCATAATGATACTACAAAAgaccaagaagaaatggaaggTAAACTAGAGACCGAAGAACAAGGTGTTACTTCTCCGGAAGATAAAGCCGAGTCCGTGCCTTCGTCGGATGGTTCCGAAACATCCGCTGCAAATGAAACTGCGCGTCGTCTTAATGCGCGTCCCAACAAGTTTACCGGATCTCGTGCTGGTTTTGTCGCAGCATTGGAATCGCGCCTTCAGAAGGGTCCTTTGATGCAGGCATATGCTCCCAAGCCCAAGTCACCATCCCGTTCTGAATCTGAAACCTCTGTAATGAACAATCCATGTGAAACCAATAATGAAGCTGCGAACAAAGATTCTACTGATCTTTCTACTGCTCCTTCAGCTTCTCTTCCTGATGCTCGCAAAACCCGTGCTCGTGGACCTGCTCGCCGACCTCCTACTATTGCAACAACCAAGTCGACTTTTATGATAAGTGACATGGACGTATTTTTGGAGTTCCCTCCATCGAACTGCTGAGCTCTTTTAAGGAAGTAGTTTATAAGCTTTGTGCTGCCAAAGCTTTCTGGTCCACTATCAAGCCTCTGCATAGTTGTCCTTCAATGATTGCccttaatttattttggtAAATGACTAGCATACGGAAATGGTTTACTACGTTCCCGTAATGTAAGCTATGAATAACCACAATTCGAATATATGTTTAGAGTTTCAGAACATTTTTATACCACTTATAAGAGCCGAATGttattttggaattattAAAGAAGTTTCTGATCCTCCTTTTTGAAGTTACGCTActttaatgaaataaagaCAAGACATACAGATTTAAGCAGCTGTAATAACCCATTGAATAAGTAATTGAATTTGTAAGCATTTACTATTGTTAGGCATAAATCATatgaaatacaaaaacCTTTTAACTAAAGCACATTTGTATAATGCACGTCAAACATCCTTCAAGCGTTATTTAGGATAATTATAAGCAAAGCTACTTGCactaaaatgaaaaatcgCTAATTAATTAGATCTTAGATGTTTCCGCGTGCTTTGCTATGCTGAGATATACGAATTACAGGATATGCTCAAATATTCGGTTATCTATGAACGgtcttattttttttttaagaataaAAGGAGGAAATCTCTGCACTATATTTGCCTAAAATTCTATTCATTCTATTGAATTCTGGAAAGGCCATAAAAATGTATCGACgtaaataatattttacTGTCTGCATACAGATGCTGAACAATAACAATCCGGTTTATAGATTATATAAATAAGTAAGGTTTAAAGGTGAAAACTCTACCCGgattttcttgtttctcGTTTAATGcctttttgcaaaataaaGTAAATTAATCTGAACACTTGTGTTTCTTGTCGCAAGAGTCGTCTCAAATAAATGCGAGAAACCAAATTGAAAACTAGTAGGTTTCTACTAAAATCTCCTGTTGAAGAGGAtgattttgatgaaattaCGGAAATAAAATCCAATCCAAAAGTCTATCTCACACAGCTATATGGAAATATCACTAGCCGGGAGTATTGCAGGTTTATGTTTCAACACTATATAACAGATGCTCGGGTCTCTCTAGCAAGGCGAAAACGATGGGTTTTCGGCATTTATCCATTAGAAACATCTTATGAATTCCCAAAACGAAAGTATATAGGGAACGTTGGGATCTCAAAGAACGCAGTTTCTTCTGAAACAGCTGATCTATTTTTTGAGGTAAGCCCTGATTACTGGGGTCTTGGCGTTGCTACAGAGTGCATATCCAAAGCTATGGAATTTGCCTTTGAACAAGGggtaaaaagaattgtgGCAGATCCCGTGCATGGAAATGAAGCAAGCAAAAGAGTTGTTACCAAACTTGGATTTCATGATACTGGCCGCTCTGTTCCTACATATACGGGCACCTCGAAGCATATCTATGTATTCCCAAAGCCAAAAGCGGCAGcaagaattaaaaattaaGCCATCAAATGTCAATTGGACACTATTGCTCCGTTTCTTTTGCAACCTCGCGATTACGTTTGATTAAATGTTCAAAATTACAAGGGTTTAATGCAAAGCAacttgtttacattcttaTGTCAGTGACCATAGTAAATTGCTTTCATAGAATAATCAATTACTATTTCTGAAAGGATTCGGcaaatgaataaaataatcTGTAATTCTATTCGCTCTGTAATGCTGCATTTTCATTATGTTATTTCATTACACTGAGCGGCTTCACTAGAGATATCCAACCATAAAACTGAGGATTTACTGGATTTGTGAATGAATGCTATGATActattattaaaaaagccatttaaaaattctttAAGTTATGCACAAAACTACTTTGTAAAAAGATTCTCGCAGTATAACCACGAAGAGCGACTGTTTACAAATTTACACAGGAAGGAGAGACGATCGATCAAAGATGCCTTAGATGAACAAACAAGATTTGAAATTACAAAGattcttaaaaaagatCCAATTGACATTGTATGTGCCTTTCCTGGGAATCAAACCCACAATTCTCAATGGTGCCAGGTTGCTAATTTCTAACATTAGATAAAAACTATAGAAAAGTCGCGTCTGAGAGGCAAAAGCTCAGGAATGCCTACGTTTCTGAAAATGTTGGATGTTAGAGATGAAATGGCCAAGGACAGCAATATCGAAAACAAACGTAAAACAAGTGTTGTCGTCATCAATGCAGCCGAAAACGAACCCGGGACTTTTAAAGATAGAATGCTGTTGTCTTATGAACCGTTGAAGATCATTGAAGGAGCATTGATTGCTTCTAGTGCAGTAGACTCCACCCTTTGCTACATATATACCCGAAAAGATTACTACGCAGAAATGATTAACTTACAAAAATCAATAGTACAATGTTATGGAAGCAAACTATTAGGAAGAAATATCCTTGGAACCAATACAAAACTGGATATTCTTGTTCATCCAGGTGCAGGTACTTATATCACCAGTGAAGAGTCCGCTTTATTAGAATCTCTCGAAGGTCGTTTTCCGATCGCAATGCAACTGCCTCAGCCCGTAAGTGCAAAGGGTTTATTTGGATTACCGACTCTTATGCTGAATGTGGAGACAGCAGCCAATTTATCTGATATCATGAAGAGAGAAATATCGAATAAGGAAgttgaaaataattatgAAACCAAGCTGTTTTGCATCTCGGGAGATGTGAACAATCCAGGTATAACAGAGGGGAAGTTATCTTGTAGCTTGAAAGAACTCATCGAAACACACACAGGGGGTGTGAAAGATGGATGGGACTCATTGGTCGGCGTATATGCTGGGGGTCCAGCTTCAGGCATTTTAAATAAGGAACAGTGTGAACGGACGACTATGGATTACCAGACTTTGGAAGCACTTGGCTGCAATCTTAAGAATGGATCACTTATTGTGCTAAATAACCAGGATCATGTTGTTGATAGCCTTCTCAACTTCTTTAGGTTCTACTCCAAAGAAACTTGTCATATTTGTCCCGTTTGTCGTCCAGGAATTGAAGATGTTGAGGATGTATTGACTGATTTACAACATGGAACAGCGAATTTTGGtgaaatacaaaatatACTTTCACGTTTTCAACAACCTATGCAAGAAGGTATAGTTTGCGGTTTTGCTGATAATTTTCGACGCCCATTTCTAACTTATGTAAACAACTTTCAGCACGACCTCGTCCGACGAACACGATGATAACATACATTTTAATTTCTGtatcaaaataataaattaatgGTTCTTAATGTATATTTTTCACTCAGAATCCTCGCAGGTTACTTGTGTAAGATACTGACCATTGACTTGAGAATCGGCAACCCCCAATTCATTCCAAGTATGTACACCAGTTCCAAGGTTCCCAACAAACACGGAAACACCAGCACTCTGATCAACAAATGCTGCTTTTGCTAATGTAGTGTTAATAGCCCCTAAAGCTAAAGTCCACTTTGGCTGAACAACGGCATCTGATTGCTCGCAAGCGTAACCAGAAGGTATATCGATAGATAGCACTAGGgcattttgtttgtttatccAGTTGATCAAAgaagttgtttttttgtcatTAGCAGAGTGGAAACCGCTGACAGTATCGACAATTAGCTCAATCGGAGAAGAAAACTTATCAACAAATTCagcaaaattttcatttggcATATGTCCTCCAGCGGCTAAAAACATGAGTAATTGCTTGTTATCAACATTGTAAGGTGTCAATAAACGAAGAACCACGTTTACACCGATAGCACAGAGTCTTCTTCCAGCTGCAACAGCCGCGGATGCATGGTCATGCTGACCCACGACGATACAAACTAAAGGCTGGGAGTTATGGTTAGAAGCCGTGAATCGTTTATGTCCACCCAAGACAGAGTATATAAATTGGGAAATAATCTGAGCAGCATTTTCAATGACGATATCTGTGCTCGTTTTCGCAATAGCTAATGCTACAGCCTGTGCGAGTATATCGGGTTGAACTGTGCTTAATTTTTCGCCAGACACTGTTCGTATAACTGTCGGAGCTAACTGACCATGACGgtcctttttgtttgaagtTTCAAAATTAGAACCAACTTTGGAGTTTGATCCTTTCGAAGACGATTCATTAATCATCAAGGAAGCCAAGGAAGCATCGATGTTATTTCTAAATTTCTTGGTAAAGGAAGGGCTTGGGTTTTTTGAGTCTGAGGaaatctctttttcgttAGAATCCAAAACATTCTCGTTGGGATGATAGTTTGTAGGATGGTGGCTTTTGTTGTGCGCCACGAGTAATTTTGTAGGGTCTTTCTTATCTTTTTCCTATACAAGGATGCATGTTAGTACTATGTCTAGTTCATCAGTCCCTAGAGGCCTTGCAATTAAGCAATGAAGAAATATACTTCTTTCATGCAATGcctctttcttttagtaTTTGACGTACCCGAAATTCTGCAAATATCTGTTTTTTGTCAAATTTCTCCAAGTTTGCTGCGAAGTCAAACTCGCCATCACAATCCATAGCCCATTGACCTTTAGAAGAATcattctttgtctttgatTTGCTAGGTGTGTTTCCTAAATTGGTGTTGGAAGCCGGCTTTGagttattcttttttgacgATGGTGAGGGTGAACCAGGGACACTTGGTACAAGTTTTAGGTTTTTTATGTCCGACGTAACTATGCTTTTTGTAGTATTATCCGAGAGTCTTAATTGAAGCGCCGCATTTGCTGCATCAAAGTTTGCAATAACCCCTTGTGCAACATCTTCATTATTGAGGTATACCTCTACTTTGGAACCATAAAAATCAGCAACAGAC contains:
- a CDS encoding mitochondrial iron-sulfur cluster protein, producing the protein MNAMILLLKKPFKNSLSYAQNYFVKRFSQYNHEERLFTNLHRKERRSIKDALDEQTRFEITKILKKDPIDIIKTIEKSRLRGKSSGMPTFLKMLDVRDEMAKDSNIENKRKTSVVVINAAENEPGTFKDRMLLSYEPLKIIEGALIASSAVDSTLCYIYTRKDYYAEMINLQKSIVQCYGSKLLGRNILGTNTKLDILVHPGAGTYITSEESALLESLEGRFPIAMQLPQPVSAKGLFGLPTLMLNVETAANLSDIMKREISNKEVENNYETKLFCISGDVNNPGITEGKLSCSLKELIETHTGGVKDGWDSLVGVYAGGPASGILNKEQCERTTMDYQTLEALGCNLKNGSLIVLNNQDHVVDSLLNFFRFYSKETCHICPVCRPGIEDVEDVLTDLQHGTANFGEIQNILSRFQQPMQEGIVCGFADNFRRPFLTYVNNFQHDLVRRTR
- a CDS encoding N-acetyltransferase, encoding MRETKLKTSRFLLKSPVEEDDFDEITEIKSNPKVYLTQLYGNITSREYCRFMFQHYITDARVSLARRKRWVFGIYPLETSYEFPKRKYIGNVGISKNAVSSETADLFFEVSPDYWGLGVATECISKAMEFAFEQGVKRIVADPVHGNEASKRVVTKLGFHDTGRSVPTYTGTSKHIYVFPKPKAAARIKN
- the aim21 gene encoding barbed end F-actin assembly inhibitor; protein product: MSESLQSQSPEKQVPSSLAAFTSNIPNELFLGPDGRPVPLEQRGSNQQSQKNVPRALVNEDDIMAVEGIMNHGGSNERPSLSHTPSFVDLQGTHQNHRTENARNFGTSRLDDVAPNADGIRRLRTSASSSGLSAALRHAKNEPQVSSTLSLPAMAQKAHWERETPEICVPLNPDTGSVPIIHPEQTDRGLPYAPDEKFVNSGSRKLPRNISLDELSRSPPKHVDENGNHSDCAPPEPWENEYNEVLDDVERAAEGTASLPYTSKPLAEDRQRSHCNLTESDNICGLTAGKSEPMPDIDPSTTIDENSSLEPQQGFFTKDGEGTAGMPFDVVSNLPIPNENAHHTSWDKRKPSNVEPKKATFQLQSPSTTTPNTPTVSRNPSIPDQIAHLDSQKETKKETLDKEEPKREVEREDIKEVPNEELKKEEPKREVEREDLKEVPNEELKKEEPKREVEREDFKEVPNEELKKEEPKKKLIREGHKKENGEQFNIVKSLHNDTTKDQEEMEGKLETEEQGVTSPEDKAESVPSSDGSETSAANETARRLNARPNKFTGSRAGFVAALESRLQKGPLMQAYAPKPKSPSRSESETSVMNNPCETNNEAANKDSTDLSTAPSASLPDARKTRARGPARRPPTIATTKSTFMISDMDVFLEFPPSNC
- the edc3 gene encoding enhancer of mRNA decapping Edc3; translation: MSVADFYGSKVEVYLNNEDVAQGVIANFDAANAALQLRLSDNTTKSIVTSDIKNLKLVPSVPGSPSPSSKKNNSKPASNTNLGNTPSKSKTKNDSSKGQWAMDCDGEFDFAANLEKFDKKQIFAEFREKDKKDPTKLLVAHNKSHHPTNYHPNENVLDSNEKEISSDSKNPSPSFTKKFRNNIDASLASLMINESSSKGSNSKVGSNFETSNKKDRHGQLAPTVIRTVSGEKLSTVQPDILAQAVALAIAKTSTDIVIENAAQIISQFIYSVLGGHKRFTASNHNSQPLVCIVVGQHDHASAAVAAGRRLCAIGVNVVLRLLTPYNVDNKQLLMFLAAGGHMPNENFAEFVDKFSSPIELIVDTVSGFHSANDKKTTSLINWINKQNALVLSIDIPSGYACEQSDAVVQPKWTLALGAINTTLAKAAFVDQSAGVSVFVGNLGTGVHTWNELGVADSQVNGQYLTQVTCEDSE